In Sutterella faecalis, a genomic segment contains:
- a CDS encoding BcsE family c-di-GMP-binding protein yields MMMTRTTRDYLLGIYGVADPLRTLARGNLYVLLAENEADALRAVLPSAAADTEPPLFLLLEQPDRAVLKKASAPMSLSSIRAFAAAPVRNLRGRGAGLVESARSLYSALSPGVSSAVLSFGAESALMLHAEELARVIADCAVAAQDRALPILIIFYGETALELSGALMRESAHLSGLALLYASEKETKWRTVFWHVPGFHSGESEMLLSPAALPAGGFKTLSAAKAEDVSGDDDFIWSAAPILEYDEGKNSPVHPLGSNAEVFERGLMSTAATLVFRIDQPSDIKPAAKMIAELRTRRGRLLKIAVCAVGSPLRASSEAFLLACGANLLFEPKATAGHVRVMLSSLSGVTFPHAPPADFDALARSFEVISVMGLQAVGKFLELAENAVRSPFDRQDMHGAFVLLEPDPSLTAEEAMTQFAPRRSGDIGAVLGNRGVVFLSGCHPSYVELSLQRTFLLDPALLFHSYHAAFDDRDVLALIARCRAFLAENRTSKNIYDRRLPRRPADAAPQPGSRTTDRFRLSLMKPNPITPVRCKSRASQSE; encoded by the coding sequence ATGATGATGACAAGAACTACCAGGGACTATCTGCTCGGCATTTACGGCGTCGCCGACCCCCTGCGAACGCTCGCACGGGGGAATCTCTATGTTCTCCTCGCAGAGAATGAAGCGGATGCGCTGCGCGCCGTCCTGCCCTCTGCTGCGGCGGATACGGAGCCTCCGCTCTTTCTCCTTCTCGAGCAGCCGGACCGCGCCGTTCTCAAAAAGGCTTCGGCACCCATGAGCCTCAGCAGCATCCGCGCCTTCGCCGCCGCCCCCGTCCGAAACCTTCGGGGCAGAGGCGCGGGACTGGTGGAATCCGCCCGTTCGCTTTATTCAGCACTTTCCCCGGGCGTCTCCTCAGCTGTCCTCTCTTTCGGCGCGGAAAGCGCTCTCATGCTTCATGCCGAGGAACTTGCCCGAGTCATTGCAGACTGCGCGGTTGCGGCGCAGGACCGGGCGCTTCCCATTCTCATCATTTTTTACGGAGAAACGGCGCTCGAGCTTTCGGGTGCCCTGATGCGCGAAAGCGCGCATCTCTCAGGGCTCGCGCTGCTTTACGCTTCGGAAAAAGAGACCAAATGGAGAACAGTTTTCTGGCATGTTCCGGGATTCCACTCCGGCGAAAGCGAAATGCTCCTCTCTCCCGCCGCACTGCCCGCTGGCGGATTTAAAACGCTTTCCGCAGCCAAAGCAGAAGACGTTTCCGGCGACGATGACTTCATCTGGAGCGCCGCCCCGATTCTCGAGTACGACGAAGGCAAAAACAGCCCCGTTCACCCGCTCGGGAGCAACGCGGAGGTCTTTGAGCGCGGCTTGATGAGTACTGCAGCCACCCTGGTATTCCGCATCGACCAGCCGTCCGACATCAAGCCGGCGGCAAAAATGATCGCTGAGCTGCGCACGCGCCGCGGCAGACTCCTCAAAATCGCCGTCTGTGCAGTGGGCTCTCCCCTCCGAGCATCTTCCGAAGCGTTCCTCCTTGCCTGCGGCGCAAATCTCCTCTTTGAACCAAAGGCGACGGCCGGTCATGTCCGCGTCATGCTATCGAGCCTCTCGGGCGTAACCTTCCCGCATGCGCCGCCAGCGGATTTCGATGCGCTTGCACGCTCCTTCGAAGTGATCTCCGTGATGGGACTGCAGGCGGTCGGGAAGTTCCTTGAACTCGCGGAAAATGCCGTCCGTTCGCCCTTTGACCGTCAGGACATGCACGGCGCATTCGTTCTTCTTGAGCCCGATCCCTCGCTCACCGCAGAAGAGGCGATGACGCAGTTTGCTCCGAGGCGATCGGGCGATATCGGGGCCGTACTCGGCAACCGCGGCGTGGTCTTTCTCTCCGGCTGCCACCCGTCCTACGTCGAACTCTCGCTTCAGCGCACGTTTCTTCTCGACCCGGCGCTCCTCTTTCATTCCTACCACGCCGCTTTCGACGATCGGGACGTTCTTGCGCTCATTGCACGCTGCCGGGCGTTCCTCGCTGAAAACCGTACTTCGAAAAATATCTACGACCGCCGGCTCCCGCGCCGGCCCGCTGATGCTGCTCCCCAGCCCGGGAGCCGCACAACCGACAGGTTCAGGTTATCCCTCATGAAGCCCAATCCCATCACCCCGGTGCGGTGCAAAAGCCGGGCTTCTCAATCGGAATAA
- a CDS encoding cellulose biosynthesis protein BcsF yields MQIPDLSSIWSLILLCALIFIPAGSLLNRYKTALEREVRWQFIGRLRIRRAPSIEALLQREERSR; encoded by the coding sequence ATGCAGATCCCCGACCTCTCCTCCATCTGGAGCCTCATTCTTCTCTGCGCACTGATCTTCATACCCGCAGGAAGCCTCCTTAACCGATACAAAACCGCACTCGAACGCGAGGTCCGCTGGCAGTTCATCGGACGCCTGCGCATCCGCAGAGCCCCGTCCATCGAGGCCCTGCTCCAGCGAGAGGAACGCAGCAGATGA
- the bcsG gene encoding cellulose biosynthesis protein BcsG, with amino-acid sequence MTQPAPDQSFSGGSRGAGVWNLYFIGKFVLLWLNYIQLKPIENAALLALILIPIRSLLMRRIRAAAALAGAFALIWSESWLPGPDVIIRNIGNLADFSPAYLLELASSAVNIEMVEIAFAAFIVWMLLRNWIRFTVFTIAGLIFFSLPNWRMLLESEKNETPREVPTETAAGALSATVPLQAESGPLPPQTEPANDAGINRWLTRFYQSESERRAGIPQEARPRDFDIAVVNICSLSTDDLEASELADHPVFSRFDARFENFNSATTYSGPATIRLLRSACGQPSHEVLYNHREPSCELFGRLEQAGWKTTFFMDHNGQFDGYLDSLRERAGFAEKLSDQSAYRQALAAFDDSKIYRTADVLRDWLKHKPADGGPTAAFFNLIALHDGNRALSSSRPMPFKPRAENLLNDLSQVMTEVEASGRKVLFIVIPEHGAAVRGDKIQMARLREIPSPRITHVPVLVKFFGLPKTKLPAAQIRIPESTSYLAVSELIGRTVTCDPWAASTTCPRPQELFKNLPQTWAVSENSNASVLSYQDKWWVKLPGDKWIAYPGM; translated from the coding sequence ATGACACAGCCCGCGCCTGATCAATCCTTTTCCGGCGGCTCCCGGGGCGCCGGCGTCTGGAACCTCTACTTCATCGGCAAATTTGTCCTCCTTTGGCTCAACTACATTCAATTGAAGCCGATTGAAAATGCCGCGCTCCTCGCCCTCATTCTGATTCCGATCAGATCGCTTCTCATGAGAAGAATCCGGGCCGCCGCAGCGCTCGCGGGTGCTTTTGCGCTCATCTGGTCGGAAAGCTGGCTTCCCGGCCCGGATGTGATCATCCGGAACATCGGAAATCTTGCCGATTTTTCGCCTGCCTATCTCCTTGAGCTTGCCTCTTCAGCCGTCAACATTGAGATGGTTGAGATCGCTTTTGCCGCCTTCATCGTCTGGATGCTGCTGAGGAACTGGATCCGCTTTACGGTCTTCACCATAGCCGGACTCATCTTCTTTTCGCTCCCAAACTGGAGAATGCTTCTCGAATCTGAAAAAAACGAAACTCCGCGGGAGGTCCCCACAGAAACCGCAGCCGGAGCGCTCTCCGCGACCGTACCTCTTCAGGCTGAATCCGGCCCCCTCCCACCGCAGACCGAGCCCGCCAATGATGCCGGCATCAACCGGTGGCTCACCCGCTTCTACCAGTCTGAAAGCGAACGCAGGGCAGGGATTCCCCAGGAAGCCCGACCCCGGGATTTCGACATTGCAGTCGTCAACATCTGCTCGCTCTCCACGGATGATCTCGAAGCGTCGGAGCTTGCCGATCACCCGGTTTTCTCGCGTTTTGATGCACGGTTTGAGAACTTCAATTCCGCGACGACCTACTCCGGCCCTGCGACCATCCGGCTTCTTCGTTCTGCTTGCGGCCAACCGTCGCACGAAGTGCTCTACAACCATCGCGAACCCTCGTGCGAGCTCTTTGGGCGCCTGGAGCAAGCTGGCTGGAAAACAACCTTCTTCATGGACCACAATGGTCAGTTCGACGGCTATCTCGACTCGCTCCGCGAGCGCGCCGGTTTTGCGGAGAAGCTTTCCGATCAAAGCGCCTACCGCCAGGCGCTCGCCGCCTTTGACGATTCGAAAATCTACCGCACCGCCGATGTTCTCCGGGACTGGCTGAAGCATAAGCCCGCCGACGGCGGACCCACTGCCGCCTTCTTTAATCTGATCGCGCTTCACGACGGCAACCGTGCGCTCAGCAGCTCGCGCCCGATGCCTTTCAAGCCCCGCGCAGAAAATCTGCTCAATGACCTTAGTCAGGTGATGACTGAAGTTGAAGCCTCGGGACGCAAGGTTCTCTTCATCGTGATTCCGGAACACGGCGCCGCTGTGCGCGGAGACAAGATCCAGATGGCGAGACTGCGTGAAATTCCGAGCCCCCGGATAACGCATGTTCCCGTACTCGTGAAGTTCTTCGGCCTTCCGAAGACTAAGCTGCCTGCGGCTCAGATCCGAATCCCGGAAAGCACGAGCTATCTCGCGGTTTCGGAGCTCATCGGCCGCACGGTGACCTGCGATCCGTGGGCCGCGTCCACGACCTGTCCACGCCCCCAGGAACTATTTAAAAACCTTCCGCAGACATGGGCAGTCTCTGAAAATTCCAATGCTTCGGTTCTCAGCTATCAGGACAAATGGTGGGTAAAACTTCCGGGAGACAAATGGATCGCTTATCCTGGAATGTAG